In a genomic window of Hymenobacter chitinivorans DSM 11115:
- the rpsH gene encoding 30S ribosomal protein S8: MNTDPIADFLTRVRNAIKANHRVVEIPASNIKKEITKVLYHKGYIQSYRFDDSSVQGTIKIALKYNPTTKQPAITKLERISTPGLRQYAHVENMPRVLSGLGIAILSTSKGVMTEKEAKAQNVGGEVLCHVY, encoded by the coding sequence ATGAATACAGATCCAATTGCCGACTTCCTGACCCGGGTGCGCAATGCCATCAAGGCAAACCACCGGGTAGTTGAAATTCCGGCCAGCAACATCAAAAAGGAAATCACGAAAGTGCTTTACCACAAGGGTTACATCCAGAGCTACCGCTTTGATGACTCTTCGGTACAGGGCACCATCAAGATTGCCTTGAAGTACAACCCCACTACGAAGCAGCCTGCTATCACCAAACTGGAGCGCATCAGCACCCCCGGTCTGCGTCAGTATGCTCACGTGGAGAACATGCCGCGCGTACTCAGCGGCCTGGGTATTGCTATCCTGTCGACCTCGAAAGGGGTGATGACGGAGAAAGAGGCGAAAGCCCAGAACGTGGGTGGTGAAGTATTGTGCCACGTTTACTAA
- the rpsN gene encoding 30S ribosomal protein S14: MAKESVKARERKRIATVERYAEKRKALKAAGDYEGLDKLPRNASPVRIHNRDKINGRPRGYMRKFGISRVTFREMALAGKIPGVTKSSW; encoded by the coding sequence ATGGCTAAGGAATCCGTCAAAGCAAGAGAAAGAAAGCGCATCGCTACGGTAGAACGTTACGCTGAGAAGCGTAAGGCTCTGAAAGCCGCCGGCGATTACGAAGGCCTGGACAAGCTGCCCCGCAACGCCTCGCCCGTGCGCATCCACAACCGGGATAAAATCAACGGTCGTCCTCGTGGTTACATGCGTAAGTTCGGCATCAGCCGCGTTACGTTCCGCGAAATGGCACTGGCTGGTAAGATCCCCGGCGTAACGAAGTCGAGCTGGTAA
- the rplF gene encoding 50S ribosomal protein L6 translates to MSRIGKLPISLPSGVQVEVSNENTVTVKGPKGTLTTPVDRDITLTQADGQLVVERPTEQKRHKAMHGLYRSLINNMVNGVSNGFELKLELVGVGYKAAMAGTTLELSLGYSHNIFLALPKEVTATAVTEKGKNPIVTLNSIDNQLLGQVAAKIRSLRKVEPYKGKGVRFVGEQIRRKAGKTASK, encoded by the coding sequence ATGTCACGCATTGGTAAACTGCCCATCAGCCTGCCCTCGGGCGTTCAGGTTGAAGTGAGCAACGAAAACACCGTTACGGTGAAGGGCCCGAAAGGCACCCTGACTACCCCGGTTGACCGCGACATTACCCTTACCCAAGCCGACGGCCAGCTGGTGGTTGAGCGTCCAACCGAGCAGAAGCGCCACAAGGCCATGCACGGTTTGTATCGCTCGCTGATCAACAATATGGTCAACGGTGTAAGCAACGGGTTTGAGCTGAAGCTGGAACTGGTAGGTGTAGGTTACAAAGCAGCAATGGCCGGTACTACGCTGGAATTGTCGCTGGGTTACTCGCACAACATCTTCCTGGCCTTGCCGAAAGAAGTTACCGCTACGGCCGTAACCGAAAAAGGTAAGAACCCAATTGTTACCCTGAACAGCATTGATAACCAATTGCTGGGCCAGGTAGCAGCTAAGATTCGCTCGCTGCGCAAAGTTGAGCCCTACAAAGGCAAAGGCGTGCGCTTCGTGGGTGAGCAAATTCGTCGTAAGGCTGGTAAAACGGCTTCGAAATAA
- the rplE gene encoding 50S ribosomal protein L5, translating to MARLKDIYQKEVVPALQEKFQFKSIMQVPRITKICINRGIGSAVADKKLVDNGVDELTTITGQKAVATIAKRSVSNFKLREGMPIGARVTLRGEQMYEFMDRLLTVALPRVRDFKGINDKGFDGRGNYTLGIKEQIIFPEISIDKIKSISGMDITFVTTAENDEQSYELLKAFGMPFANAKKQNNG from the coding sequence ATGGCCCGACTGAAAGATATATATCAAAAAGAAGTAGTACCCGCGCTCCAGGAGAAATTCCAGTTCAAGAGCATCATGCAGGTACCACGCATCACCAAGATCTGCATCAACCGCGGTATTGGTTCGGCAGTAGCCGACAAGAAGCTGGTTGACAATGGTGTGGACGAGCTGACGACCATCACGGGTCAGAAAGCCGTTGCGACCATTGCCAAGCGTTCGGTGTCGAACTTCAAACTCCGTGAAGGCATGCCCATCGGCGCCCGCGTTACCCTGCGCGGCGAGCAGATGTACGAGTTCATGGACCGTTTGCTGACGGTTGCTCTCCCCCGGGTGCGCGACTTCAAAGGCATCAATGACAAAGGCTTTGACGGCCGGGGTAACTATACCCTCGGTATCAAGGAGCAGATCATTTTCCCCGAAATTTCGATCGACAAGATCAAGTCAATCTCGGGTATGGACATTACCTTCGTAACGACCGCCGAGAACGACGAGCAGAGCTACGAGCTCCTCAAAGCTTTCGGAATGCCGTTCGCTAACGCCAAGAAACAGAACAATGGCTAA